A window of Silurus meridionalis isolate SWU-2019-XX chromosome 28, ASM1480568v1, whole genome shotgun sequence contains these coding sequences:
- the ptpn9b gene encoding tyrosine-protein phosphatase non-receptor type 9 isoform X3: MARKFDVSRAIDLFQAYKYTRIKEGIYNINPNEEPLRTELLSGKFTVLPGRDAKGAALALFTARLHRPDVTSHKAVLQAIIYQLDKAIESLQTQRDGLIFIYDMTNSTYANFDYELCVKILNLLKGAFPARLKCVFIVSSPLWFRAPFAVLRLFVREKLRERVCTVKAHELANYIPVSSLPEHLGGTSQYSHMAWIQSCVNSTLNNSTDGNTDCLDGLLHSYCQDQNQTANANPGATLIGNSLDDGNANPQNHRHTHWNGLTPLSSNANIANGRQAPPPQSDTPPDTPLHHKHNTETQSAPKEGMNDCRRDGNGAEQEADFLGKEEEARDGVPPLPQKSSRPTPLSRSPAHETSWPIGTASVHTAEPGGMTVQELVQHVKTKKKKGIYEEYEEIRKEPPAGTFDYSKKPANQVKNRYSDVLCLDESRVRLCPLTDDDDETSDYINASFMDGYKMTNAYIATQGPLPKTYGDFWRMVWEQVVLIIVMTTRVVERGRVKCGQYWPLEAGRTEEYGYFLVRNVHIEMFQDFKLSHLELYNSQTGECREVSHYLYMSWPDFGVPKSASAMLDFRAEVKQRQELALRAIFPDWTGPPGGPPIVVHCSAGIGRTGTFCTLDICLSRLEDIGTVDVKQTVRHMRTQRAFSIQTWDQYYFCYRAVIEYAQQTGRLAPVEWSDTELETDSE; encoded by the exons ATGGCACGGAAGTTCGACGTCTCCAGAGCCATAGACCTCTTCCAGGCTTACAAG tatACAAGGATAAAGGAAGGTATCTACAATATTAATCCCAATGAAGAACCTTTGAGGACTGAGCTACTAAGTGGAAAATTTACTGTCCTG CCAGGGCGTGACGCTAAAGGTGCAGCCTTGGCACTTTTCACTGCCCGTCTCCACCGTCCTGACGTCACTTCCCACAAGGCTGTTCTTCAGGCCATTATCTATCAGCTGGACAAAGCCATAGAGAG CCTTCAGACTCAGAGAGATGGTTTAATATTCATCTACGACATGACAAACTCCACCTACGCCAACTTCGACTACGAACTCTGTGTCAAAATTTTAAACCTCCTCAAA GGAGCGTTTCCTGCCAGGTTAAAGTGCGTGTTCATCGTGTCATCGCCACTTTGGTTTCGAGCTCCGTTCGCTGTTCTGCGTCTTTTCGTGCGGGAGAAACTCAGAGAGAGG GTGTGTACAGTAAAAGCTCATGAACTGGCTAATTACATCCCGGTCAGCTCGCTCCCGGAGCACCTGGGTGGCACGTCACAGTACAGTCACATGGCCTGGATCCAGTCATGTGTTAATTCCACCCTGAACAACTCCACTGATGGTAACACGGACTGTCTGGATGGCCTGCTGCACTCCTACTGCCAGGATCAAAACCAGACGGCCAACGCCAACCCCGGTGCCACGTTAATTGGGAACAGCCTTGACGACGGCAACGCTAATCCTCAGAACCACCGGCACACCCACTGGAATGGTCTGACACCGCTCAGCTCGAATGCCAACATCGCTAATGGCCGTCAAGCTCCGCCCCCTCAGTCGGACACGCCCCCAGACACCCCACTgcaccacaaacacaacacagaaacacagtCAGCGCCGAAGGAAGGCATGAACGACTGCCGGAGAGACGGCAATGGCGCAGAGCAGGAAGCCGACTTTCTTGGCAAGGAAGAGGAAGCAAGAGATGGAGTCCCACCCCTTCCTCAGAAGTCGTCGAGGCCGACACCTCTGTCACGCAGCCCAGCCCACGAGACAAGCTGGCCAATTGGAACGGCATCGGTACACACGGCTGAACCAGGGGGCATGACAGTGCAGGAGCTGGTGCAGCATGTCAAAACCAAAAAGAAGAAAGGCATCTACGAGGAGTACGAGGAGATCCGGAAAGAGCCGCCTGCTGGAACCTTCGATTATTCAAA GAAACCAGCTAACCAGGTCAAAAACCGCTACAGTGACGTGCTCTGTTTGGACGAATCGCGTGTTCGACTTTGTCCACTGACTGATGACGACGATGAG ACATCAGACTACATCAACGCTAGTTTCATGGATGGCTACAAGATGACGAATGCGTACATCGCCACTCAAG GGCCTCTGCCGAAAACATATGGCGATTTTTGGCGAATGGTATGGGAGCAAGTGGTTTTAATCATAGTCATGACAACGAG AGTTGTGGAGCGAGGCAGAGTGAAGTGTGGACAGTACTGGCCCCTGGAAGCAGGTCGCACAGAGGAGTATGGGTACTTCCTAGTGAGAAACGTTCACATCGAGATGTTTCAGGATTTTAAACTTTCGCATCTGGAGCTCTATAACAGTCAG actggtgAGTGTAGAGAGGTGTCTCATTACCTGTACATGAGCTGGCCGGATTTTGGCGTTCCAAAATCTGCCTCGGCCATGTTGGATTTCCGGGCAGAGGTGAAGCAGAGGCAGGAACTGGCATTGCGGGCGATATTTCCTGATTGGACGGGACCTCCCGGAGGCCCTCCCATCGTCGTGCACTGCAGTGCTGGAATCGGAAGGACAG GTACGTTCTGCACGCTGGACATTTGTCTCTCACGCCTCGAGGACATCGGGACGGTGGACGTGAAGCAGACGGTGCGGCACATGCGCACTCAGCGTGCCTTTAGCATCCAGACGTGGGACCAGTATTACTTCTGCTACCGAGCCGTGATAGAGTACGCACAACAAACAGGACGCCTCGCGCCCGTCGAGTGGTCCGACACAGAGCTGGAGACGGACAGCGAGTGA
- the ptpn9b gene encoding tyrosine-protein phosphatase non-receptor type 9 isoform X1 has translation MAEALTTEEEVVVEEFLAKLRCREQSQNATLVSQITAVKFLMARKFDVSRAIDLFQAYKYTRIKEGIYNINPNEEPLRTELLSGKFTVLPGRDAKGAALALFTARLHRPDVTSHKAVLQAIIYQLDKAIESLQTQRDGLIFIYDMTNSTYANFDYELCVKILNLLKGAFPARLKCVFIVSSPLWFRAPFAVLRLFVREKLRERVCTVKAHELANYIPVSSLPEHLGGTSQYSHMAWIQSCVNSTLNNSTDGNTDCLDGLLHSYCQDQNQTANANPGATLIGNSLDDGNANPQNHRHTHWNGLTPLSSNANIANGRQAPPPQSDTPPDTPLHHKHNTETQSAPKEGMNDCRRDGNGAEQEADFLGKEEEARDGVPPLPQKSSRPTPLSRSPAHETSWPIGTASVHTAEPGGMTVQELVQHVKTKKKKGIYEEYEEIRKEPPAGTFDYSKKPANQVKNRYSDVLCLDESRVRLCPLTDDDDETSDYINASFMDGYKMTNAYIATQGPLPKTYGDFWRMVWEQVVLIIVMTTRVVERGRVKCGQYWPLEAGRTEEYGYFLVRNVHIEMFQDFKLSHLELYNSQTGECREVSHYLYMSWPDFGVPKSASAMLDFRAEVKQRQELALRAIFPDWTGPPGGPPIVVHCSAGIGRTGTFCTLDICLSRLEDIGTVDVKQTVRHMRTQRAFSIQTWDQYYFCYRAVIEYAQQTGRLAPVEWSDTELETDSE, from the exons ATGGCGGAAGCCCTGACAACCGAAGAAGAGGTT gtggtGGAGGAGTTCCTGGCTAAATTAAGATGTCGGGAACAGTCGCAGAACGCCACCCTCGTCAGCCAGATCACTGCCGTCAAGTTCCTAATGGCACGGAAGTTCGACGTCTCCAGAGCCATAGACCTCTTCCAGGCTTACAAG tatACAAGGATAAAGGAAGGTATCTACAATATTAATCCCAATGAAGAACCTTTGAGGACTGAGCTACTAAGTGGAAAATTTACTGTCCTG CCAGGGCGTGACGCTAAAGGTGCAGCCTTGGCACTTTTCACTGCCCGTCTCCACCGTCCTGACGTCACTTCCCACAAGGCTGTTCTTCAGGCCATTATCTATCAGCTGGACAAAGCCATAGAGAG CCTTCAGACTCAGAGAGATGGTTTAATATTCATCTACGACATGACAAACTCCACCTACGCCAACTTCGACTACGAACTCTGTGTCAAAATTTTAAACCTCCTCAAA GGAGCGTTTCCTGCCAGGTTAAAGTGCGTGTTCATCGTGTCATCGCCACTTTGGTTTCGAGCTCCGTTCGCTGTTCTGCGTCTTTTCGTGCGGGAGAAACTCAGAGAGAGG GTGTGTACAGTAAAAGCTCATGAACTGGCTAATTACATCCCGGTCAGCTCGCTCCCGGAGCACCTGGGTGGCACGTCACAGTACAGTCACATGGCCTGGATCCAGTCATGTGTTAATTCCACCCTGAACAACTCCACTGATGGTAACACGGACTGTCTGGATGGCCTGCTGCACTCCTACTGCCAGGATCAAAACCAGACGGCCAACGCCAACCCCGGTGCCACGTTAATTGGGAACAGCCTTGACGACGGCAACGCTAATCCTCAGAACCACCGGCACACCCACTGGAATGGTCTGACACCGCTCAGCTCGAATGCCAACATCGCTAATGGCCGTCAAGCTCCGCCCCCTCAGTCGGACACGCCCCCAGACACCCCACTgcaccacaaacacaacacagaaacacagtCAGCGCCGAAGGAAGGCATGAACGACTGCCGGAGAGACGGCAATGGCGCAGAGCAGGAAGCCGACTTTCTTGGCAAGGAAGAGGAAGCAAGAGATGGAGTCCCACCCCTTCCTCAGAAGTCGTCGAGGCCGACACCTCTGTCACGCAGCCCAGCCCACGAGACAAGCTGGCCAATTGGAACGGCATCGGTACACACGGCTGAACCAGGGGGCATGACAGTGCAGGAGCTGGTGCAGCATGTCAAAACCAAAAAGAAGAAAGGCATCTACGAGGAGTACGAGGAGATCCGGAAAGAGCCGCCTGCTGGAACCTTCGATTATTCAAA GAAACCAGCTAACCAGGTCAAAAACCGCTACAGTGACGTGCTCTGTTTGGACGAATCGCGTGTTCGACTTTGTCCACTGACTGATGACGACGATGAG ACATCAGACTACATCAACGCTAGTTTCATGGATGGCTACAAGATGACGAATGCGTACATCGCCACTCAAG GGCCTCTGCCGAAAACATATGGCGATTTTTGGCGAATGGTATGGGAGCAAGTGGTTTTAATCATAGTCATGACAACGAG AGTTGTGGAGCGAGGCAGAGTGAAGTGTGGACAGTACTGGCCCCTGGAAGCAGGTCGCACAGAGGAGTATGGGTACTTCCTAGTGAGAAACGTTCACATCGAGATGTTTCAGGATTTTAAACTTTCGCATCTGGAGCTCTATAACAGTCAG actggtgAGTGTAGAGAGGTGTCTCATTACCTGTACATGAGCTGGCCGGATTTTGGCGTTCCAAAATCTGCCTCGGCCATGTTGGATTTCCGGGCAGAGGTGAAGCAGAGGCAGGAACTGGCATTGCGGGCGATATTTCCTGATTGGACGGGACCTCCCGGAGGCCCTCCCATCGTCGTGCACTGCAGTGCTGGAATCGGAAGGACAG GTACGTTCTGCACGCTGGACATTTGTCTCTCACGCCTCGAGGACATCGGGACGGTGGACGTGAAGCAGACGGTGCGGCACATGCGCACTCAGCGTGCCTTTAGCATCCAGACGTGGGACCAGTATTACTTCTGCTACCGAGCCGTGATAGAGTACGCACAACAAACAGGACGCCTCGCGCCCGTCGAGTGGTCCGACACAGAGCTGGAGACGGACAGCGAGTGA
- the ptpn9b gene encoding tyrosine-protein phosphatase non-receptor type 9 isoform X2: MAEALTTEEEVVEEFLAKLRCREQSQNATLVSQITAVKFLMARKFDVSRAIDLFQAYKYTRIKEGIYNINPNEEPLRTELLSGKFTVLPGRDAKGAALALFTARLHRPDVTSHKAVLQAIIYQLDKAIESLQTQRDGLIFIYDMTNSTYANFDYELCVKILNLLKGAFPARLKCVFIVSSPLWFRAPFAVLRLFVREKLRERVCTVKAHELANYIPVSSLPEHLGGTSQYSHMAWIQSCVNSTLNNSTDGNTDCLDGLLHSYCQDQNQTANANPGATLIGNSLDDGNANPQNHRHTHWNGLTPLSSNANIANGRQAPPPQSDTPPDTPLHHKHNTETQSAPKEGMNDCRRDGNGAEQEADFLGKEEEARDGVPPLPQKSSRPTPLSRSPAHETSWPIGTASVHTAEPGGMTVQELVQHVKTKKKKGIYEEYEEIRKEPPAGTFDYSKKPANQVKNRYSDVLCLDESRVRLCPLTDDDDETSDYINASFMDGYKMTNAYIATQGPLPKTYGDFWRMVWEQVVLIIVMTTRVVERGRVKCGQYWPLEAGRTEEYGYFLVRNVHIEMFQDFKLSHLELYNSQTGECREVSHYLYMSWPDFGVPKSASAMLDFRAEVKQRQELALRAIFPDWTGPPGGPPIVVHCSAGIGRTGTFCTLDICLSRLEDIGTVDVKQTVRHMRTQRAFSIQTWDQYYFCYRAVIEYAQQTGRLAPVEWSDTELETDSE, translated from the exons ATGGCGGAAGCCCTGACAACCGAAGAAGAG gtggtGGAGGAGTTCCTGGCTAAATTAAGATGTCGGGAACAGTCGCAGAACGCCACCCTCGTCAGCCAGATCACTGCCGTCAAGTTCCTAATGGCACGGAAGTTCGACGTCTCCAGAGCCATAGACCTCTTCCAGGCTTACAAG tatACAAGGATAAAGGAAGGTATCTACAATATTAATCCCAATGAAGAACCTTTGAGGACTGAGCTACTAAGTGGAAAATTTACTGTCCTG CCAGGGCGTGACGCTAAAGGTGCAGCCTTGGCACTTTTCACTGCCCGTCTCCACCGTCCTGACGTCACTTCCCACAAGGCTGTTCTTCAGGCCATTATCTATCAGCTGGACAAAGCCATAGAGAG CCTTCAGACTCAGAGAGATGGTTTAATATTCATCTACGACATGACAAACTCCACCTACGCCAACTTCGACTACGAACTCTGTGTCAAAATTTTAAACCTCCTCAAA GGAGCGTTTCCTGCCAGGTTAAAGTGCGTGTTCATCGTGTCATCGCCACTTTGGTTTCGAGCTCCGTTCGCTGTTCTGCGTCTTTTCGTGCGGGAGAAACTCAGAGAGAGG GTGTGTACAGTAAAAGCTCATGAACTGGCTAATTACATCCCGGTCAGCTCGCTCCCGGAGCACCTGGGTGGCACGTCACAGTACAGTCACATGGCCTGGATCCAGTCATGTGTTAATTCCACCCTGAACAACTCCACTGATGGTAACACGGACTGTCTGGATGGCCTGCTGCACTCCTACTGCCAGGATCAAAACCAGACGGCCAACGCCAACCCCGGTGCCACGTTAATTGGGAACAGCCTTGACGACGGCAACGCTAATCCTCAGAACCACCGGCACACCCACTGGAATGGTCTGACACCGCTCAGCTCGAATGCCAACATCGCTAATGGCCGTCAAGCTCCGCCCCCTCAGTCGGACACGCCCCCAGACACCCCACTgcaccacaaacacaacacagaaacacagtCAGCGCCGAAGGAAGGCATGAACGACTGCCGGAGAGACGGCAATGGCGCAGAGCAGGAAGCCGACTTTCTTGGCAAGGAAGAGGAAGCAAGAGATGGAGTCCCACCCCTTCCTCAGAAGTCGTCGAGGCCGACACCTCTGTCACGCAGCCCAGCCCACGAGACAAGCTGGCCAATTGGAACGGCATCGGTACACACGGCTGAACCAGGGGGCATGACAGTGCAGGAGCTGGTGCAGCATGTCAAAACCAAAAAGAAGAAAGGCATCTACGAGGAGTACGAGGAGATCCGGAAAGAGCCGCCTGCTGGAACCTTCGATTATTCAAA GAAACCAGCTAACCAGGTCAAAAACCGCTACAGTGACGTGCTCTGTTTGGACGAATCGCGTGTTCGACTTTGTCCACTGACTGATGACGACGATGAG ACATCAGACTACATCAACGCTAGTTTCATGGATGGCTACAAGATGACGAATGCGTACATCGCCACTCAAG GGCCTCTGCCGAAAACATATGGCGATTTTTGGCGAATGGTATGGGAGCAAGTGGTTTTAATCATAGTCATGACAACGAG AGTTGTGGAGCGAGGCAGAGTGAAGTGTGGACAGTACTGGCCCCTGGAAGCAGGTCGCACAGAGGAGTATGGGTACTTCCTAGTGAGAAACGTTCACATCGAGATGTTTCAGGATTTTAAACTTTCGCATCTGGAGCTCTATAACAGTCAG actggtgAGTGTAGAGAGGTGTCTCATTACCTGTACATGAGCTGGCCGGATTTTGGCGTTCCAAAATCTGCCTCGGCCATGTTGGATTTCCGGGCAGAGGTGAAGCAGAGGCAGGAACTGGCATTGCGGGCGATATTTCCTGATTGGACGGGACCTCCCGGAGGCCCTCCCATCGTCGTGCACTGCAGTGCTGGAATCGGAAGGACAG GTACGTTCTGCACGCTGGACATTTGTCTCTCACGCCTCGAGGACATCGGGACGGTGGACGTGAAGCAGACGGTGCGGCACATGCGCACTCAGCGTGCCTTTAGCATCCAGACGTGGGACCAGTATTACTTCTGCTACCGAGCCGTGATAGAGTACGCACAACAAACAGGACGCCTCGCGCCCGTCGAGTGGTCCGACACAGAGCTGGAGACGGACAGCGAGTGA
- the exosc9 gene encoding exosome complex component RRP45, with protein MRETPLSNCEKLFLLKSIKEKKRLDGRQTYDYRNIKITFGTDYGCCTVSLGKTRVLAQVSCELVPPKDSRPTEGLMFFNLELSPMASPGFQSNRQSELLVTLNRQLERCLRNSRCIDTESLCVISGEKVWQIRVDVHILNHDGNLMDAASVAAISALCHFKRPEVAIQGREITVFSPEERDPVPLSVYHMPVCVSFAFFQQGTYLLVDPCEKEELVMDGLLVIAMNKHREICSIQSSGGIMLLKDQVLRCSKIASVKVTEITELITQALENDRRVRKEGGKFGFAESVSKERITVLTREETPLEMTDVQATADEIIRKADAPPDVVPSPVIVAMGTGQVGEGLENTWGLEEDDEEEETSYLTEQEKKKGEVMVISDSEEEEVVILNQEVQSKHLKPRKGKL; from the exons ATGAGAGAAACTCCTTTATCAAACTGCGAGAAACTCTTTCTCCTTAAATCTATTAAGGAAAAAAAg CGTTTGGATGGGAGGCAAACGTACGACTACCGCaatataaaaatcacatttgGCACAGACTATGGCTGCTGTACAGTCAGTTTGGGGAAAACAAG GGTGTTGGCTCAGGTGTCATGTGAACTGGTCCCTCCAAAAGATTCCCGTCCCACTGAAGGCCTCATGTTTTTTAACCTGGAGCTTTCTCCCATGGCGTCACCTGGTTTTCAGTCCAACAG ACAGTCAGAATTGTTAGTGACTTTGAACAGGCAGCTGGAGAGGTGTCTGAGGAACTCCAGGTGCATTGACACAGAGTCTCTGTGTGTCATCTCAGGAGAAAAG GTCTGGCAGATTCGAGTAGACGTACACATTCTGAATCACGATGGGAATTTGATGGACGCAGCGAGCGTTGCAGCTATATCGGCTCTCTGTCACTTCAAAAGGCCGGAGGTGGCCATCCAGGGCCGAGAAATCACCGTG TTTAGTCCAGAAGAACGAGATCCAGTTCCACTGAGTGTTTATCACATGCCTGTTTGTGTGAGCTTCGCTTTCTTCCAGCAGGG CACGTATCTGTTGGTGGATCCGTGTGAGAAAGAGGAGCTGGTCATGGATGGGCTCTTGGTCATAGCTATGAACAAACACAGAGAGATCTGCTCCATTCAGTCCAGCGGAGGCATCATGCTACTCAAAGACCAG GTTCTAAGGTGCAGCAAAATAGCCAGTGTGAAAGTGACCGAGATCACTGAGCTCATCACTCAAGCCTTGGAAAATGACAGACGAGTcag GAAAGAAGGAGGCAAGTTTGGTTTTGCGGAGTCCGTGTCTAAGGAGAGAATCACGGTTCTGACGCGAGAGGAAACCCCGCTGGAGATGACGGATGTCCAGGCGACGGCTGATGAGATCATCAGAAAAGCAGACGCTCCTCCTGATGT TGTGCCCTCCCCTGTGATTGTTGCCATGGGAACCGGACAGGTAGGGGAGGGGCTGGAGAACACTTGGGGTttggaggaagatgatgaggaagaggagacgTCCTACCTGACTGaacaggagaagaagaaag GTGAAGTGATGGTCATCTCTGACAGTGAGGAAGAAGAAGTTGTGATATTAAATCAAGAAGTTCA AAGCAAACACTTGAAACCCAGAAAAGGAAAACTGTGA